Proteins encoded together in one Labeo rohita strain BAU-BD-2019 chromosome 21, IGBB_LRoh.1.0, whole genome shotgun sequence window:
- the lars1b gene encoding leucine--tRNA ligase, cytoplasmic has translation MTERKGTAKLDFLRKIEKEVQQKWEQDKVFEIDAPTTVGEDTNKNKYLVTFPYPYMNGRLHLGHTFCLSKCEFAVGYQRLKGKHCLFPFGLHCTGMPIKACADKLKREMELYGNPPQFPEEGEEEEEQKKTTDEVIIKDKAKGKKSKAVAKAGGSKFQWDIMKSLGLRDDEIVKFAEAEHWLDYFPPLAVEDLKKMGLKADWRRSFITTDVNPFYDSFVRWQYITLKDRKKIKFGKRYTIYSPKDGQPCMDHDRQTGEGVGPQEYTLIKMKIVEPFPAKLSGLKGKNIFLVAATLRPETMFGQTNCWIRPDMKYIVFETASGDLFISTQRSARNMSYQGFTKENGVVPVIMNIMGQDILGCALSAPLTSYKTIYALPMLTIKEDKGTGVVTSVPSDAPDDIAALRDIKKKQALREKYGIQDYMVLPFEPVPIIDIPGYGNLSAPLVCDELKIQSQNDRDKLAEAKEKVYLKGFYEGIMLVEGFKGQKVQDVKKPIQKMMVEKGEAMIYMEPEKQVLSRSADECVVALCDQWYLDYGNEEWKKQAMGVLEALETFCDETRKNFEATLDWLQEHACSRTYGLGTRLPWDEQWLIESLSDSTIYMAYYTVAHLLQGGVLNGQGPSPLGIRPEQMTRDVWDYIFFKTAPLPKTDIPEEHLQKLRREFEFWYPVDVRVSGKDLVPNHLSYYLYNHVAMWSNDSGKWPKAVRANGHLLLNSEKMSKSTGNFLTLSQAIAKFSADGMRLALADAGDTVEDANFVEAMADAGILRLFTWVEWVKEMIANQNNLRTGPADTFNDRVFISEMNSSIIKTEQHYERMMYKEALKSGFFEFQAAKDKYRELAIEGMHRDLVFQFIENQTLLLAPICPHLCEHTWSLLGKSSSIMKACWPTAGPVDEILIRSSQYLMDTAHDLRLRLKAYTQPPKGKKGDNKPPAKPTHCTIYVAKTYPPWQHSALSLLGKHYKSNNGALPDNKVIAMELGAMPELKKYMKRVMPFVAMIKDNLEKNGPRVLDLELEFDERAVLLENIVYLTNSLELDQIDVVFASEADDKVKEDCCPGKPFSVFRSEPGVLVSLVNPQPANGLFSTKIDIRQGDSKDSIIRRLSRVNRGIKDLSKVKLMRFEDPLLGPRRIPVLGKEEEGKLPISNNSVFHINLQENKVNLSDNGLKTDIGDTLIYLVQ, from the exons ATGAcg GAACGCAAAGGAACAGCAAAACTTGACTTCTTGAGGAAGATTGAAAAGGAGGTTCAACAGAAATGGGAGCAGGACAAGGTTTTTGAGATTGATGCTCCAACCACTGTTGGGGAAGATACGAA TAAGAACAAGTATTTGGTTACGTTTCCTTACCCATACATGAATGGGAGACTTCACCTTGGACATACGTTCTGTCTGTCGAAGTGCGAG TTTGCAGTGGGATACCAGCGGCTGAAAGGAAAGCATTGTCTTTTCCCATTTGGTCTTCACTGCACTGGGATGCCCATCAAA GCATGTGCAGACAAGCTGAAGAGAGAGATGGAGCTGTATGGAAACCCACCCCAATTCCCTGAGGAAGGTGAAGAGGAGGAAGAGCAGAAGAAGACCACCGATGAGGTCATCATCAAGGACAAGGCAAAGGGCAAGAAG AGCAAAGCTGTAGCAAAGGCTGGAGGCTCCAAGTTCCAGTGGGACATCATGAAGTCTCTGGGGCTGCGGGACGATGAAATCGTGAAGTTTGCTGAAGCTGAACATTGGCTGGATTATTTCCCTCCTCTTGCTGTAGAAGATCTGAAGAAAATGGGTCTAAAG GCTGACTGGCGTCGTTCCTTCATCACGACAGATGTAAACCCATTCTATGACTCTTTTGTGAGGTGGCAGTACATCACtctgaaagacagaaaaaagatCAAGTTTGGGAAGAg ATATACCATTTACTCTCCCAAAGATGGTCAGCCCTGCATGGAtcatgacagacagacaggcgaG GGGGTTGGTCCTCAAGAGTACACCCTGATTAAGATGAAGATTGTGGAGCCTTTCCCAGCAAAATTGAG TGGCCTTAAAGGCAAGAACATTTTTCTGGTGGCTGCGACTCTGAGGCCTGAAACCATGTTTGGTCAGACGAATTGCTGGATTCGGCCAGATATGAAGTACATTGTGTTTGAGACAGCCAGCGGTGACCTGTTCATCAGCACCCAGCGGTCAGCCAGGAACATGTCCTACCAGGGCTTTACCAAGGAGAATGGAGTGGTTCCTGTGATCATGAACATCATGGGCCAG GACATCCTCGGCTGTGCGTTGAGCGCCCCCCTCACCTCATACAAGACCATTTATGCCCTGCCAATGCTCACCATTAAAGAAGACAAAG gaactGGAGTTGTCACCAGTGTTCCATCAGATGCGCCTGATGATATCGCCGCTCTGAGGgacattaaaaagaaacag gcTTTGAGAGAGAAGTATGGAATTCAAGATTATATGGTTCTACCGTTTGAGCCG GTACCCATCATTGATATTCCAGGATATGGGAACCTGTCGGCTCCTCTGGTCTGTGATGAACTAAAGATCCAAAGCCAGAATGACAGGGATAAACTGGCTGAGGCCAAAGAGAAGGTCTACCTCAAGGGCTTTTATGAGGGG ATCATGTTAGTGGAAGGTTTCAAGGGACAGAAGGTCCAGGATGTTAAGAAACCCATACAGAAGATGATGGTGGAGAAG ggtgaGGCGATGATCTACATGGAGCCGGAGAAGCAGGTGTTATCTCGGTCTGCAGACGAATGTGTTGTGGCCTTGTGTGATCAATG GTATCTGGATTATGGCAATGAGGAATGGAAGAAACAAGCCATGGGCGTCCTGGAGGCTCTGGAGAC GTTCTGTGACGAAACCAGGAAGAACTTTGAAGCAACATTGGATTGGCTTCAGGAGCATGCTTGTTCCAGAACCTATGGGTTGG GAACCCGGTTGCCATGGGATGAACAATGGCTCATTGAGTCCCTGTCGGACTCCACCATCTATATGGCTTACTACACCGTGGCACATCTTCTCCAGGGAGGAGTCCTCAACGGACAAGGACCCTCGCCACTGGGAATCAG ACCAGAGCAAATGACGAGGGACGTGTGGGATTACATCTTCTTCAAAACAGCACCTCTTCCAAAGACGGACATCCCAGAGGAACACCTGCAGAAGCTCAGGAGGGAGTTTGAGTTCTGGTACCCTGTAGACGTGAGAGTATCAGGGAAAGACCTGGTGCCAAACCACCTCTCCTATTACCTCTACAATCATGTAGCCATGTGGTCCAATGACAG tggcAAATGGCCAAAAGCAGTACGTGCCAATGGTCATCTTTTGCTAAACTCTGAAAAG ATGTCCAAATCCACTGGCAACTTTCTCACTTTGAGTCAAGCCATTGCCAAGTTTTCAGCAGATG GTATGCGTTTGGCTCTGGCTGATGCAGGGGACACGGTGGAGGATGCGAACTTTGTCGAGGCCATGGCAGATGCAGGAATATTGCGTCTCTTTACATGGGTGGAATGGGTGAAAGAGATGATTGCCAATCAGAACAACCTGAGGACCGGACCAGCGGACACATTTAATGACAGAGTATTTATTAG tgaaatgaattccagcatcattaaaacagagcAGCACTATGAGAGAATGATGTACAAGGAGGCGTTAAAGAGCGGCTTCTTTGAGTTCCAG gctgcCAAGGATAAATACAGGGAGCTGGCCATCGAAGGCATGCACAGGGATCTTGTGTTCCAGTTTATCGAGAACCAAACACTTCTGCTGGCTCCCATCTGCCCCCACCTGTGTGAACACACCTGGTCCCTGCTGGGGAAG AGCAGTTCCATAATGAAGGCTTGCTGGCCTACAGCCGGTCCGGTTGATGAGATCTTGATTCGCTCCTCACAGTATCTGATGGACACTGCGCATGACCTCCGCCTTCGTCTGAAAGCTTACACACAACCGCCCAAGGGCAAG AAGGGAGACAACAAACCACCAGCTAAGCCCACACACTGCACCATCTATGTAGCGAAGACCTACCCACCCTGGCAGCACAGTGCCCTCTCTCTGCTGGGAAAACATTACAAG AGCAACAATGGAGCTCTACCTGACAATAAGGTCATCGCCATGGAGCTGGGTGCCATGCCAGAGCTGAAGAAATACATGAAGAGAGTGATGCCCTTTGTAGCCATGATAAAG GACAACCTAGAGAAAAACGGGCCCAGGGTTCTTGATCTAGAGCTGGAGTTTGACGAGCGTGCTGTCCTTCTGGAGAACATCGTTTATTTGACTAATTCACTTGAG TTGGATCAGATAGACGTTGTGTTCGCGTCTGAAGCGGATGACAAAGTAAAGGAGGACTGTTGCCCCGGGAAACCGTTCAGTGTCTTCAGATCTGAG CCTGGAGTGTTAGTCTCACTGGTGAACCCTCAGCCAGCCAACGGCCTGTTCTCCACCAAGATTGACATCCGACAGGGAGACAGCAAAGACAGCATCATCCGCAGACTATCCCGAGTCAACAGAGGCATCAAGG ATTTATCCAAAGTGAAGCTGATGCGTTTTGAGGACCCACTGCTCGGACCGCGAAGAATCCCAGTTTTGGGGAAGGAAGAGGAGGGTAAGCTCCCCATCTCAAACAATTCAGTCTTCCACATCAACCTACAAGAAAACAAAGTCAATTTGAGTGATAACGGCTTGAAAACGGACATTGGGGACACTTTAATCTACCTGGTCCAGTGA